In the genome of Blastopirellula marina, one region contains:
- a CDS encoding type IV pilus twitching motility protein PilT: MATILIDKLLQAAVKQGASDIHITVGQPPVFRLHGRMRQLDTKQLEPDDTVSLMKSITPERCQRELQETGGSDFGFAFSDLARFRVSVFRQRGNISMVLRQIPNDMLTPEQLGLPSKVLELCHRPRGLFLVTGPTGSGKSTTLASVINHLNETIDHHIITIEDPIEFFHYHKKSTVNQREIGVDVPSFSEAIRRALRQDPDVILVGEMRDLETIEAAISAAETGHVVFGTLHTNSASGTVDRIIDVFPSGQQDQIRTQLGAALLGVLAQTLVPKIGGGRVAAYELLNVTSGIANLIRENKTFRIPSMIQTGSKHGMILMDDSLFNHWRAERITMEDALAKAQNPNDLAKRIADARRGNVEDKTDVA, translated from the coding sequence ATGGCCACGATTCTGATCGACAAGTTGTTGCAAGCCGCCGTCAAACAAGGGGCTAGCGATATTCACATCACGGTGGGCCAGCCACCGGTGTTTCGCTTGCACGGTCGGATGCGCCAGTTGGATACCAAGCAACTAGAACCAGATGACACCGTATCGCTGATGAAAAGTATCACGCCGGAACGTTGTCAGCGGGAACTGCAAGAGACGGGCGGTTCCGACTTTGGTTTTGCCTTTTCCGACTTGGCTCGTTTCCGTGTGTCGGTCTTCCGCCAACGCGGTAACATCTCGATGGTTTTGCGTCAGATTCCCAACGACATGCTCACCCCCGAGCAGTTGGGGCTTCCGTCCAAGGTGCTCGAGCTTTGCCACCGACCACGTGGTTTGTTCTTGGTTACCGGGCCAACGGGTTCTGGGAAAAGTACCACACTTGCCAGTGTGATCAATCACCTGAACGAAACGATCGATCACCATATCATCACCATTGAAGACCCAATCGAATTCTTCCATTACCACAAGAAGTCGACGGTCAATCAGCGTGAAATCGGGGTCGACGTTCCCTCCTTTTCCGAAGCCATTCGCCGGGCGTTGCGTCAGGACCCCGACGTGATCCTGGTGGGTGAAATGCGAGACTTGGAAACGATCGAAGCCGCTATTTCCGCGGCAGAAACCGGGCACGTGGTGTTCGGTACGCTCCACACCAACAGCGCTTCTGGTACCGTCGACCGTATTATCGACGTGTTCCCCAGTGGTCAGCAGGATCAGATTCGTACCCAGTTGGGTGCGGCCCTCTTGGGCGTGTTAGCGCAGACGCTGGTGCCTAAGATCGGCGGTGGACGAGTGGCGGCTTACGAGCTGCTTAACGTTACCTCTGGTATCGCCAACCTGATCCGCGAAAACAAGACGTTCCGTATTCCATCGATGATTCAAACCGGCTCGAAGCACGGGATGATCTTGATGGACGACTCCCTTTTCAATCACTGGCGAGCTGAACGCATCACCATGGAGGATGCTTTGGCTAAAGCCCAAAACCCCAACGACTTGGCAAAACGTATCGCTGACGCGCGACGCGGAAATGTCGAAGACAAAACCGATGTCGCTTAG
- a CDS encoding nucleoside hydrolase, whose amino-acid sequence MKWLTPLLVLFVLPSLVSAEESLKPVPIIFDTDIGNDCDDVLALAMLHALESRGECKLLAVTITKDNDLAAPFTDCVNTFYGRGDIPIGVCRSGVTPEEGKFNPLAKAESEGEVRYPHDLVSGKNAPSAVSVLRKTLAVAEDNSVVICQVGFSTNLADLLESPADDFSKLDGMELVKKKVRLLSVMAAAFTDIPDGKTGEPKRYREYNVFKDVPSARRLFDKWPGKIVWSGFEIGLNLRYPHESIERDYDYVEHHPVAEAYELYIKPPHDRPTWDLTSVLVAVRPDHGYFDLSPEGQVTVEEDGYTNFVPGEGGRDRYLILREEQKPRIIEALTLLSSEPPHNVAATSGSER is encoded by the coding sequence ATGAAATGGTTAACGCCCCTTTTAGTTCTTTTCGTTCTTCCCTCCTTAGTGTCCGCCGAAGAATCGCTCAAGCCGGTGCCGATTATCTTTGACACTGATATTGGTAACGATTGCGACGACGTGTTGGCTTTGGCCATGCTGCACGCGCTCGAGTCGCGTGGCGAGTGTAAGCTGTTGGCCGTCACGATTACCAAAGATAACGATCTCGCGGCACCGTTCACCGATTGCGTGAACACTTTTTATGGCCGCGGCGATATCCCGATTGGTGTCTGCCGCAGCGGCGTGACGCCAGAAGAAGGGAAGTTTAATCCGTTGGCCAAGGCGGAAAGTGAAGGGGAAGTGCGTTACCCGCACGATTTGGTATCGGGCAAGAATGCACCCTCCGCAGTGAGCGTTTTGAGGAAGACTCTTGCCGTGGCCGAGGACAATTCGGTTGTGATCTGTCAGGTAGGTTTCTCGACCAACTTGGCAGACTTGCTCGAATCCCCGGCAGATGATTTTAGCAAGCTTGACGGAATGGAACTCGTCAAAAAGAAGGTACGCCTCCTATCGGTAATGGCCGCAGCGTTCACCGACATTCCTGACGGGAAAACGGGGGAACCGAAACGTTACCGCGAATACAATGTTTTCAAAGATGTTCCCTCCGCACGCCGGCTGTTCGATAAGTGGCCAGGGAAAATCGTTTGGAGCGGATTTGAGATCGGGCTGAATCTTCGCTATCCGCACGAAAGCATCGAACGCGATTATGACTACGTCGAGCATCACCCTGTTGCGGAAGCTTACGAGTTGTACATCAAGCCACCGCATGACCGCCCAACTTGGGACCTCACATCGGTACTGGTCGCGGTTCGTCCTGATCACGGATACTTCGACTTGTCGCCGGAAGGTCAGGTGACCGTGGAAGAAGATGGCTATACGAACTTCGTTCCTGGTGAAGGAGGACGCGATCGCTACTTGATCCTGCGTGAAGAGCAGAAGCCACGGATTATCGAAGCGTTGACGCTCCTCTCAAGCGAGCCTCCTCACAATGTCGCAGCGACTTCCGGAAGCGAAAGGTAG
- the rbsK gene encoding ribokinase — MPSSANPPRVVVVGSINMDLVLTCAQFPKPGETIAAGSFNEVPGGKGANQAVSAAQAGAQVKMIGRVGDDGFGDRLIQGLVKHRVDCESVIRTNQCESGLALIIVEKSGQNTIVTVAGANGQLLPEDIDRLRAVIETSDVVLLQLEVPLATVHRTIEIARETGKRVILDPAPIPDGLADELLQVDLICPNEREAEQLTGRSIETPEQIEAAARALHQRGAKHVVITLGEQGAYLLDERGGRLIPPFPTDVVDTTAAGDAFAGALAVWWAEGATVEDAVRFGNAAGAIASSRLGAQPSIGSRSDIEHLWNTQS; from the coding sequence ATGCCCAGTTCTGCTAACCCGCCTCGCGTCGTCGTGGTGGGATCGATCAACATGGACCTGGTGCTGACTTGTGCTCAGTTTCCTAAGCCGGGCGAAACGATTGCGGCCGGCTCGTTCAACGAAGTACCAGGTGGCAAAGGCGCAAATCAGGCCGTATCTGCGGCCCAAGCAGGTGCCCAGGTGAAGATGATCGGTCGTGTCGGAGACGACGGGTTTGGCGATCGTCTGATTCAAGGATTGGTCAAACATCGTGTTGATTGCGAATCGGTCATTCGAACCAATCAGTGCGAAAGTGGTTTGGCGCTGATCATCGTGGAAAAAAGTGGCCAGAACACGATTGTCACGGTAGCGGGAGCCAACGGTCAGTTGCTTCCTGAGGACATCGACAGGCTTCGGGCGGTGATTGAAACGTCCGATGTCGTGTTACTGCAACTTGAAGTGCCGCTGGCTACCGTGCATCGCACGATCGAGATCGCGCGCGAGACTGGTAAGCGTGTTATTCTCGACCCAGCACCCATTCCTGACGGGTTGGCCGACGAACTCTTACAAGTTGATTTGATCTGCCCCAATGAACGTGAAGCAGAACAGCTAACAGGGCGATCGATCGAGACGCCCGAGCAAATCGAAGCAGCTGCACGAGCATTGCACCAGCGGGGCGCGAAGCATGTGGTGATTACCCTTGGCGAGCAAGGCGCCTATCTGCTTGACGAACGTGGTGGACGCCTGATTCCTCCCTTCCCAACCGACGTCGTCGATACGACGGCAGCCGGCGATGCCTTTGCTGGTGCGCTGGCGGTTTGGTGGGCCGAAGGAGCAACCGTCGAAGATGCCGTGCGATTTGGGAATGCGGCCGGCGCGATTGCTTCTTCCCGACTGGGCGCCCAACCCAGCATCGGTTCTCGTTCCGATATCGAACACCTCTGGAATACCCAATCATGA
- a CDS encoding type II secretion system F family protein produces MPTYQFEAMDAQGQEIRDVIEAPTEDEAQATIRQMGYFVTRINEQKSRDKKGDKKAGKKRGFTIGGVSHRQLTTFTRQLAILQNAGLPILRSLKILEQQSKPGRLKNSLMDVCEDIESGAGLSEAMAKCPKCFNRLYVNMIRAGEAGGALEVILMRLADFMERDADLRRKVQGAMIYPCVVITVAVGILTFIMIKIVPTFRQIFEEFGLDLPPVTELLITISNGVVNYWYCIPLIPVAVFLFVKLLRKFKHGRMGWDLFFLNLPIFGGLVEKNVLARTTRTLGTLISSGVPILECLNIARDTSGNAMFERMYHNVAESVKEGESIFKPMEENCRAPFHPISLFLWILFPAAPFVSFFFIPAMQPFAAQAVAVVGALGAGWYFLTLRRRMVELFVTNMIDVGEETGELDTMLYKVADTYDEDVKVLTDSLTKIMEPLLIVFLGFSVGFIVIALFLPLVDLIQNLS; encoded by the coding sequence ATGCCAACCTATCAATTTGAAGCGATGGACGCTCAAGGTCAGGAGATCCGCGACGTCATCGAGGCCCCAACCGAAGACGAAGCACAAGCAACCATCCGGCAGATGGGCTACTTCGTCACCCGCATCAACGAGCAGAAATCGCGGGATAAGAAGGGGGACAAAAAGGCCGGCAAGAAACGTGGTTTCACCATTGGTGGCGTCAGTCACCGCCAACTCACCACGTTCACTCGTCAGCTGGCCATTTTGCAGAACGCCGGTCTGCCGATTCTTCGTAGCTTGAAGATTCTCGAACAACAATCCAAACCAGGACGTCTCAAGAATTCGTTGATGGACGTCTGCGAAGACATCGAATCTGGTGCTGGCCTCTCCGAAGCGATGGCCAAGTGCCCGAAGTGCTTCAACCGCTTGTACGTGAATATGATCCGTGCTGGTGAAGCGGGCGGTGCGTTGGAAGTCATTCTGATGCGTCTGGCCGACTTCATGGAACGCGACGCCGACCTTCGCCGTAAGGTGCAAGGTGCGATGATCTATCCGTGCGTGGTTATCACCGTGGCCGTCGGTATCTTGACGTTCATCATGATCAAGATCGTGCCGACGTTCCGTCAGATCTTCGAGGAATTCGGACTCGACTTACCCCCCGTCACCGAGCTGCTGATCACCATCAGTAACGGTGTGGTGAACTACTGGTACTGCATTCCATTGATACCGGTGGCGGTGTTCCTCTTTGTGAAGCTACTCAGAAAATTCAAACATGGGCGTATGGGCTGGGACTTGTTCTTCTTGAACCTGCCGATCTTCGGTGGTCTGGTCGAAAAGAACGTGCTTGCTCGTACCACGCGAACGCTCGGTACGCTGATTTCCTCTGGCGTGCCGATTTTGGAATGCTTGAACATCGCCCGCGATACCAGCGGTAACGCCATGTTCGAGCGGATGTATCATAACGTGGCCGAATCGGTCAAAGAGGGTGAATCGATCTTTAAGCCGATGGAAGAGAACTGCCGAGCTCCCTTCCATCCGATTTCTCTATTCCTGTGGATCCTCTTCCCGGCGGCTCCGTTTGTTTCATTCTTCTTCATTCCTGCGATGCAGCCGTTTGCCGCTCAGGCGGTTGCCGTGGTTGGTGCCCTTGGTGCCGGCTGGTACTTCCTCACGCTACGACGACGTATGGTCGAACTGTTCGTGACCAACATGATCGACGTGGGGGAAGAAACAGGTGAACTTGACACCATGTTGTACAAGGTGGCCGACACCTACGACGAAGACGTCAAGGTTCTCACCGACTCGCTCACCAAGATTATGGAACCGCTCTTGATCGTGTTCCTCGGCTTTTCAGTCGGGTTCATTGTCATCGCGTTGTTCCTTCCGCTGGTCGACCTGATTCAGAACTTGAGTTAA
- a CDS encoding GspE/PulE family protein — translation MAVRRLGQILVDLGFISDEQLILLLEEQEAQAEHQPLGKIAEDMNLITDDQLATALAEQLNMQVISLDDVSIAPDLLVRITEPMAQLYKVIPVSYEEENNRLTLATCEPQNLSTQDELRQFLGYEVRLVVATERDIQKTLDRYYSEDSESFEGLVRDLEGDNDLAKAAAALEGDGPIDITDAEALADSAPVRKLLNMVLLMAIKDHASDIHFEPFEEEFRIRIKADGVLFEMVPPPRHLAFAITTRIKVMANLDIAERRMPQDGRIELTVGGHPVDLRVSVLPTMFGESVVMRILDRSVVSLNLEKVGMDGETMKEFREVMHKPNGIVLVTGPTGSGKTTTLYSALSELNSINEKLITTEDPVEYDIDGIIQIPIDTDIGNTFANCLRAILRQDPDIILVGEIRDLETGEIAIQASLTGHLVFSTLHTNDAPATITRLKDMGIPTFMITATVEAILAQRLVRRVCSQCRQEHEPSKDTLFLLDLKKEDIDGRKFFKGAGCDNCNGTGYKGRIGLFELMIMNDDLRQMIMQNTSTDELRDKAKEFGMTPLRDAGMALAYEGLTTLDEVLRETVE, via the coding sequence ATGGCAGTTCGCCGACTTGGACAGATTCTGGTCGACCTTGGTTTTATCAGCGATGAACAATTGATTTTGTTGCTGGAAGAGCAAGAAGCCCAGGCCGAACACCAGCCGCTTGGCAAGATTGCGGAAGACATGAACCTGATCACTGACGATCAGCTTGCCACGGCCCTCGCCGAGCAGTTGAACATGCAGGTGATCAGTCTGGACGACGTTTCGATCGCGCCAGATCTGTTGGTCCGTATCACCGAGCCCATGGCTCAGTTGTACAAGGTGATTCCGGTCTCCTACGAAGAAGAGAACAATCGCCTGACACTCGCCACGTGCGAACCGCAAAACCTGTCGACGCAGGACGAACTTCGCCAGTTTCTGGGATACGAAGTGCGTCTGGTGGTTGCCACCGAACGGGATATTCAAAAGACCCTCGATCGCTACTACTCGGAAGATTCCGAAAGCTTCGAAGGTCTTGTGCGTGACTTGGAAGGGGACAACGACCTGGCCAAAGCCGCCGCGGCCCTGGAAGGGGACGGGCCGATCGATATTACCGACGCCGAAGCACTGGCCGACAGTGCCCCGGTTCGCAAGCTGTTGAACATGGTGTTGCTGATGGCCATTAAGGACCATGCGAGCGACATTCACTTCGAGCCGTTTGAAGAAGAATTCCGGATTCGGATCAAAGCCGACGGCGTTCTCTTTGAAATGGTGCCACCGCCACGTCACTTGGCGTTCGCGATCACTACCCGTATCAAAGTGATGGCCAACCTCGACATTGCCGAACGTCGGATGCCGCAGGATGGTCGTATCGAACTGACGGTGGGTGGTCACCCGGTCGACCTTCGTGTGAGCGTATTGCCGACGATGTTCGGCGAGAGCGTCGTTATGCGAATTTTGGACCGCAGCGTGGTGTCGCTCAACCTGGAAAAGGTTGGTATGGACGGCGAAACCATGAAGGAGTTCCGCGAAGTCATGCACAAACCGAACGGTATTGTGCTAGTGACCGGGCCGACCGGTTCCGGGAAAACCACCACGTTGTACTCGGCACTCAGCGAACTCAACTCGATCAACGAAAAGTTGATCACCACCGAAGATCCCGTTGAATACGACATCGATGGAATCATTCAGATCCCCATCGATACCGACATCGGCAACACGTTTGCCAACTGCTTGCGGGCCATTCTCCGGCAAGATCCCGACATCATCCTGGTGGGTGAGATTCGAGATTTGGAGACCGGTGAAATCGCCATTCAAGCGTCCCTCACGGGTCACTTGGTGTTCAGCACCTTACACACGAACGATGCCCCGGCGACGATCACTCGTCTAAAAGACATGGGCATCCCGACGTTTATGATCACGGCCACGGTCGAAGCCATTTTGGCACAACGATTGGTGCGTCGTGTTTGCAGCCAATGCCGACAAGAGCATGAGCCGTCGAAGGACACCCTCTTCCTGTTGGACTTGAAGAAGGAAGACATCGATGGACGCAAGTTCTTTAAGGGTGCCGGTTGCGATAACTGCAATGGAACCGGATACAAAGGCCGAATTGGCCTGTTTGAACTGATGATCATGAATGACGACCTGCGTCAAATGATCATGCAAAACACGTCGACCGACGAACTGCGCGACAAGGCCAAAGAATTTGGTATGACGCCGCTGCGCGACGCCGGCATGGCATTGGCCTACGAGGGCCTGACCACGCTGGATGAAGTGCTTCGCGAAACGGTTGAATAA
- a CDS encoding LacI family DNA-binding transcriptional regulator: MKKARANSTLSDVAKAAGVSASTASRALNGLAQKYRISEATEQLVKQSAERLGFRPSQVARSLRLQRTGLLGIVVPDLSNPFFSAIAREVTVAAGEEGFSAIIADSDGSVEKERELIEQMEARNVESLVVCPIGLDFAHLEAAASRGLPLVTVDRCQANSSLVQVTSDHLTGAHQAIELLIENGHQRIGILQGLHGTLPSERRLKGVREALAVAGIDYDQKLVAGDSFTQESGYCSARQLLTESPDLTALFAMSTPNAFGAFRAASELGRKIPENLSLICFDDVAFVEFMQVPLTTIAQNVPELGRRAALLATEQMQSGKSPRTKMHKVPIKLIQRASVGKVPPL; this comes from the coding sequence GTGAAGAAAGCTCGCGCCAATTCGACGCTCAGCGATGTCGCTAAGGCCGCCGGCGTGAGCGCATCGACTGCGTCGCGAGCACTAAACGGGCTGGCGCAAAAGTATCGGATCAGTGAAGCGACCGAACAGTTGGTCAAGCAATCGGCTGAGCGTCTCGGCTTTCGTCCAAGTCAAGTCGCGAGATCTTTGCGGTTGCAGCGAACCGGACTGTTGGGGATTGTAGTCCCCGATCTCTCCAATCCGTTCTTTTCAGCGATCGCCCGAGAAGTGACTGTCGCGGCGGGCGAAGAGGGGTTCTCGGCGATCATCGCCGACAGCGATGGCTCGGTCGAGAAAGAACGTGAACTAATCGAGCAAATGGAAGCCAGAAATGTCGAGTCGCTGGTCGTATGTCCGATTGGTCTCGACTTCGCCCATTTGGAAGCGGCCGCAAGTCGTGGTCTTCCGCTGGTGACCGTCGATCGATGTCAGGCTAATTCTTCGCTGGTTCAAGTGACTTCCGATCACCTGACTGGAGCCCATCAAGCGATCGAACTGCTGATTGAAAATGGGCATCAGCGAATTGGGATCTTGCAAGGTCTTCATGGAACGCTACCCAGCGAGCGTCGCCTAAAAGGCGTGCGAGAAGCACTGGCGGTTGCCGGAATCGACTACGACCAAAAGTTGGTAGCGGGCGATTCTTTCACGCAAGAATCGGGATATTGTTCGGCTCGGCAACTTCTCACCGAGTCACCCGATCTGACGGCGCTGTTTGCTATGAGTACGCCGAATGCCTTTGGGGCGTTTCGCGCGGCGAGCGAACTCGGTCGGAAGATTCCCGAAAACCTATCTCTAATCTGCTTCGACGATGTCGCCTTCGTAGAGTTCATGCAGGTCCCGCTGACAACCATTGCCCAAAACGTACCTGAGCTTGGGCGGCGTGCTGCCTTGTTGGCGACCGAACAGATGCAATCAGGCAAGTCTCCTCGTACAAAGATGCACAAAGTCCCCATCAAGCTCATCCAACGAGCATCGGTAGGAAAGGTCCCTCCATTATGA
- a CDS encoding sugar ABC transporter substrate-binding protein has product MKNLLLITLLCLLGGCSGEQSAKQGTGGKNQSGKPKIALIMKSLANEFFSTMADGAEQYQAENAEQFDLVVNGIKDERDLGRQVSLVEEMIAANVDAIVIAPADSKALVPVLRRAKKTGIVVVNIDNRLDSDVLKAEEVAIPFVGPDNKAGAKKVGAYLAGKLKSGDEVCILEGIRTSFNGQQRFAGFQEAMKEANIKIGDHQSAEWEMSKANTIAASMLSEHPNTKAILAANDSMALGAVAAVKAAGKSGDVLVVGFDNISAVQQAIQEGKILATADQHGDQLAVFGIQNALKLLEDKDAVVEDVETPVDLITQETLAK; this is encoded by the coding sequence ATGAAGAATCTATTGCTAATTACATTGCTGTGCCTTTTAGGCGGATGTTCTGGCGAACAATCCGCGAAGCAAGGGACAGGTGGCAAGAATCAATCTGGCAAGCCAAAGATTGCCCTGATCATGAAATCGCTGGCCAACGAGTTCTTCTCGACGATGGCCGATGGAGCGGAGCAGTATCAAGCGGAAAATGCCGAACAGTTCGATCTGGTGGTCAACGGTATCAAAGACGAACGTGACTTAGGACGGCAAGTCTCGTTGGTGGAAGAAATGATCGCTGCCAATGTCGATGCCATTGTGATTGCACCGGCCGATTCGAAGGCTTTGGTTCCTGTCCTTCGTCGCGCCAAAAAAACGGGCATTGTCGTGGTTAACATTGATAATCGACTCGATTCCGACGTACTGAAAGCCGAAGAAGTCGCAATTCCCTTTGTCGGTCCCGACAACAAGGCAGGTGCCAAGAAAGTGGGTGCTTACCTCGCAGGCAAGCTCAAGTCAGGGGACGAAGTTTGCATTCTGGAGGGGATTCGGACCTCATTCAACGGGCAGCAGCGGTTCGCCGGATTCCAAGAGGCAATGAAAGAAGCGAATATCAAGATTGGCGATCATCAATCGGCTGAGTGGGAAATGAGCAAAGCGAATACGATTGCAGCTTCCATGCTCAGCGAGCACCCCAACACGAAAGCCATCCTCGCCGCCAACGATAGTATGGCCTTGGGGGCAGTTGCCGCGGTTAAAGCTGCTGGGAAGAGTGGCGACGTACTAGTCGTTGGCTTCGATAACATCTCAGCCGTCCAACAGGCGATTCAAGAGGGCAAGATCTTAGCAACGGCTGACCAGCATGGCGATCAATTGGCCGTCTTCGGAATCCAGAATGCCTTGAAATTGCTGGAGGACAAGGATGCTGTCGTTGAAGATGTCGAGACGCCGGTCGACTTAATTACGCAAGAGACTCTGGCGAAATGA
- a CDS encoding porin family protein, which yields MNRPSCNWIASNLALCLVALSACLVEAQQSVPVDNQPYIEEIEPLPKDMLEAPKLEVHPERAYDTPGNSSHWFGGLHSGQFAHRFDMIHKNPDDPARYIGFGQPLIGTSWRNRPIHADVFGGAIMLQNLIPGEIEQSAAFFDGVRLGYDFDHYWGMEARFGFAEGRLVYPSNTAISGKSQLILADYSLQFYPWGDATWRPYATFGLGAAIFQYDDEFGRTRDQAQVSMPVGLGLKYFIHQRIALRFELLDNVTFGGTDAQSTSNFSVSAGFEYRFGGKNPGYFR from the coding sequence ATGAATCGACCCTCATGCAATTGGATTGCTTCGAACCTGGCACTTTGCCTGGTCGCGCTGTCAGCATGCCTGGTCGAGGCTCAGCAATCGGTGCCGGTAGATAACCAGCCCTATATCGAAGAAATTGAGCCACTCCCTAAGGACATGCTTGAGGCGCCCAAGTTGGAGGTGCATCCCGAGCGAGCTTACGACACGCCAGGAAATTCAAGTCATTGGTTTGGCGGGTTGCATAGCGGTCAGTTTGCTCATCGGTTCGATATGATTCATAAGAATCCCGACGATCCGGCGCGATACATAGGGTTTGGTCAGCCACTGATTGGCACCAGTTGGCGAAATCGTCCTATTCACGCGGATGTTTTCGGCGGCGCGATTATGCTGCAGAACCTGATTCCTGGCGAGATCGAACAGTCCGCCGCGTTCTTCGACGGCGTCCGTCTGGGTTACGACTTCGATCATTACTGGGGAATGGAAGCTCGGTTTGGTTTTGCGGAAGGACGATTGGTTTATCCGAGTAACACGGCTATCTCTGGGAAGAGCCAGTTGATCTTGGCGGACTACAGTTTGCAGTTCTATCCCTGGGGCGATGCCACCTGGCGTCCCTATGCGACGTTTGGTTTAGGTGCTGCGATCTTTCAGTACGATGACGAATTCGGCCGAACACGCGATCAGGCTCAGGTTTCGATGCCGGTTGGCTTAGGCCTGAAGTATTTCATTCATCAGCGAATCGCGCTTCGATTCGAGTTACTCGACAATGTGACGTTTGGCGGTACTGACGCTCAGTCGACCAGCAATTTCTCGGTAAGTGCTGGTTTCGAGTATCGCTTCGGTGGAAAGAATCCCGGTTACTTCCGGTGA
- a CDS encoding GspE/PulE family protein, translating into MAGTLGNFADILIRRGLVGPDQLREAETMADAQKIPVPEALIRSGYVASNDVMRAVAEEHSLEFIDLDEVRIPLSAVELVPESVARENIVMPMAEDDGALKVIISNPLDLETIDKLRFILNRKIEIALAPRENITEAINRYYGQQEGESADTMLQEFTDTAIDFTDTMEQDTMTMAGEETIDETSAPVVRLVQLMISEAVQLRASDIHIEPFEDRVRIRYRIDGRLIERDSPPRRMLGAILSRLKILGAIDISERRRCQDGRIKADVGTKTIDLRVSVIPTNHGQSIVMRILDKDSIKVGIRQLGLSDSNFLKFNNLLRRPNGIILVTGPTGSGKTTTLYAALNELNRPDTKIITAEDPVEYYLPGINQTQVRHSIGLDFAKIIKAMLRQAPNIILVGEMRDTETASMGIQASLTGHLVFSTLHTNDAPGAITRLIDMGVPSYLVSSTIIGVLAQRLVRVICEKCKAPVKPSKEILDSAGITPEMMENATFMKGRGCGNCQRSGYRGRMGIFELMPMNSQLRELAFKGAATQEIRKGAVATGMDTLFDDGIKKALMGKTTLEEVFRVAKVVEK; encoded by the coding sequence TTGGCTGGAACCCTGGGAAATTTCGCGGACATTCTAATTCGTCGTGGGCTTGTCGGTCCGGATCAGTTGCGCGAGGCCGAAACCATGGCCGACGCCCAAAAAATTCCGGTGCCCGAAGCACTGATTCGCTCGGGCTATGTTGCCTCCAACGACGTAATGCGCGCCGTAGCGGAAGAGCATAGCCTGGAATTCATTGACCTGGACGAGGTGCGAATACCCCTCTCTGCGGTGGAATTGGTGCCGGAATCGGTTGCGCGTGAAAACATTGTCATGCCGATGGCGGAGGATGATGGCGCACTTAAGGTCATTATTTCCAACCCGTTAGACCTGGAAACGATCGACAAACTGCGGTTCATTTTGAATCGAAAGATCGAGATCGCTCTCGCCCCTCGTGAAAATATCACCGAAGCGATCAACCGCTATTACGGGCAGCAAGAAGGTGAATCTGCGGATACGATGCTGCAGGAATTCACCGATACGGCGATTGACTTCACCGACACCATGGAACAAGACACCATGACCATGGCGGGTGAAGAGACGATCGACGAAACTAGCGCTCCGGTGGTGCGTCTGGTTCAGTTGATGATCAGCGAAGCCGTTCAATTGCGGGCCTCGGACATTCATATCGAGCCGTTTGAAGACCGCGTTCGGATTCGCTATCGCATTGATGGTCGTTTGATCGAACGTGACAGCCCCCCCAGACGTATGTTGGGTGCTATCCTGTCTCGCCTCAAGATTCTGGGGGCAATTGACATCTCAGAACGTCGCCGCTGTCAGGACGGTCGTATCAAGGCCGATGTTGGGACTAAGACGATTGACCTTCGCGTGAGCGTGATCCCGACCAACCACGGGCAATCGATCGTGATGCGGATCCTGGATAAGGACAGTATCAAGGTGGGTATTCGCCAGCTTGGTTTGTCCGACTCGAACTTCCTCAAGTTCAACAACCTGCTGCGTCGCCCGAACGGTATTATCCTCGTGACCGGTCCAACCGGATCCGGGAAGACCACCACTCTCTATGCGGCGTTAAACGAACTGAACCGCCCTGACACCAAGATTATCACGGCCGAGGACCCGGTCGAATACTACCTGCCAGGCATCAACCAGACCCAAGTTCGGCACAGCATTGGGCTCGATTTCGCGAAAATCATTAAGGCTATGTTACGCCAAGCCCCCAATATCATCCTCGTGGGTGAAATGCGCGATACTGAAACAGCATCCATGGGGATCCAGGCCTCACTCACTGGACACTTGGTTTTCAGTACACTACATACGAACGATGCGCCCGGTGCCATTACACGTCTGATCGACATGGGTGTTCCCTCTTATCTCGTTTCTAGTACAATTATTGGTGTGCTAGCCCAGCGTCTGGTCCGCGTGATTTGTGAGAAATGCAAGGCTCCTGTGAAGCCAAGCAAAGAGATCCTGGACTCCGCTGGCATCACGCCAGAGATGATGGAGAACGCGACCTTTATGAAGGGTCGTGGATGCGGTAACTGCCAGCGTAGTGGTTACCGTGGTCGCATGGGTATTTTTGAGTTAATGCCTATGAACTCACAACTTAGAGAGTTGGCGTTCAAGGGTGCAGCGACGCAGGAAATCCGAAAAGGTGCCGTCGCAACCGGCATGGATACCTTGTTCGACGACGGTATCAAGAAGGCTCTGATGGGCAAAACCACGCTCGAGGAAGTCTTCCGTGTCGCCAAGGTCGTGGAGAAGTAA